A single genomic interval of Eptesicus fuscus isolate TK198812 chromosome 10, DD_ASM_mEF_20220401, whole genome shotgun sequence harbors:
- the LOC103304352 gene encoding SLA class II histocompatibility antigen, DQ haplotype D alpha chain-like isoform X1 — translation MTLNRALIWGALALTTVLSRCGGEDIVADHVAAYGTCFSQSYGPSGQYTFEFDGDEEFYVDQKKRETVWRLPGLSEFGGFDPQGGLREVATANFNLDILTKRSNFTAAINEVPEVTVFPKSPVELGQPNTLICAVDNIFPPVINISWLSNGHSVTQGVSETSFLSKKDHSFLKISYLTFLPSADDVYDCRVEHWGLDQPLLKHWGPAPSWCLQTARALVSHTPKGRCVANLKSRRVDMLDDLALFAGQVHLSPSLLHCPSCHLFSAT, via the exons ATGACCCTAAACAGAGCCCTGATTTGGGGGGCCCTCGCCCTGACCACCGTGCTGAGTCGCTGTGGAGGTGAAGACATTGTGG CTGACCACGTTGCTGCCTATGGTACATGCTTCTCCCAGTCTTACGGTCCCTCAGGCCAGTACACTTTTGAATTTGATGGAGATGAGGAGTTCTACGTGgaccagaagaagagggagactGTCTGGCGGCTGCCTGGGTTAAGTGAATTTGGAGGTTTTGACCCACAGGGTGGACTGAGAGAAGTGGCTACTGCAAACTTCAACCTGGACATCCTGACTAAACGCTCCAACTTTACCGCTGCTATTAATG AGGTTCCTGAGGTGACTGTGTTTCCCAAGTCTCCCGTGGAGCTGGGCCAGCCCAACACCCTCATCTGTGCCGTGGACAACATCTTCCCTCCTGTGATCAACATCTCGTGGCTGAGCAACGGGCACTCGGTCACTCAGGGAGTTTCCGAAACCAGCTTCCTGTCCAAGAAGGATCATTCCTTCCTCAAGATCAGTTacctcaccttcctgccttctgcTGACGACGTCTATGACTGCAGGGTGGAGCACTGGGGCCTGGACCAGCCCCTCCTGAAGCACTGGG GGCCTGCGCCCAGCTGGTGCCTCCAGACAGCAAGGGCCCTTGTGAGTCACACGCCCAAAGGAAG GTGCGTTGCCAATCTTAAGAGCAGAAGAGTGGACATGCTGGATGACCTGGCACTATTCGCTGGCCAAGTCCATCTTAGTCCTTCTCTCctccactgcccctcctgccatctCTTCTCTGCGACTTAA
- the LOC103304352 gene encoding SLA class II histocompatibility antigen, DQ haplotype D alpha chain-like isoform X2, whose amino-acid sequence MTLNRALIWGALALTTVLSRCGGEDIVADHVAAYGTCFSQSYGPSGQYTFEFDGDEEFYVDQKKRETVWRLPGLSEFGGFDPQGGLREVATANFNLDILTKRSNFTAAINEVPEVTVFPKSPVELGQPNTLICAVDNIFPPVINISWLSNGHSVTQGVSETSFLSKKDHSFLKISYLTFLPSADDVYDCRVEHWGLDQPLLKHWEPEIPAPMSELTETVVCALGLAVGLVGIVTGTIVIIQGLRPAGASRQQGPL is encoded by the exons ATGACCCTAAACAGAGCCCTGATTTGGGGGGCCCTCGCCCTGACCACCGTGCTGAGTCGCTGTGGAGGTGAAGACATTGTGG CTGACCACGTTGCTGCCTATGGTACATGCTTCTCCCAGTCTTACGGTCCCTCAGGCCAGTACACTTTTGAATTTGATGGAGATGAGGAGTTCTACGTGgaccagaagaagagggagactGTCTGGCGGCTGCCTGGGTTAAGTGAATTTGGAGGTTTTGACCCACAGGGTGGACTGAGAGAAGTGGCTACTGCAAACTTCAACCTGGACATCCTGACTAAACGCTCCAACTTTACCGCTGCTATTAATG AGGTTCCTGAGGTGACTGTGTTTCCCAAGTCTCCCGTGGAGCTGGGCCAGCCCAACACCCTCATCTGTGCCGTGGACAACATCTTCCCTCCTGTGATCAACATCTCGTGGCTGAGCAACGGGCACTCGGTCACTCAGGGAGTTTCCGAAACCAGCTTCCTGTCCAAGAAGGATCATTCCTTCCTCAAGATCAGTTacctcaccttcctgccttctgcTGACGACGTCTATGACTGCAGGGTGGAGCACTGGGGCCTGGACCAGCCCCTCCTGAAGCACTGGG AGCCTGAGATTCCAGCCCCCATGTCAGAGCTGACGGAGACAGTGGTCTGCGCCCTGGGGCTGGCCGTGGGCCTCGTGGGCATCGTCACGGGCACCATCGTCATTATCCAGGGCCTGCGCCCAGCTGGTGCCTCCAGACAGCAAGGGCCCTTGTGA